The following are from one region of the Silene latifolia isolate original U9 population chromosome 9, ASM4854445v1, whole genome shotgun sequence genome:
- the LOC141601175 gene encoding putative pectinesterase/pectinesterase inhibitor 28, with product MSQASIITLSILLLVGLVAAVAIAVLNYAANNDRRPTTSAKAVQEMCQPTDYKEACFKSLGRINSDDPKELVRAAFESTKDEISEVASKSEVLKELAEDPKTAEAVKDCKELFQDSIDDLQRSFEEIGEFDINKVNIILENIKIWLSATLTYQETCLDGFDNTNGDASERVRKALQTAMQMSSNGLAIVNEMSILLSSLEIPSFNRRRLLTVQRHVVGHDNNNVIHNWLKNRRLLSSTNDNVDSTLLEDDEPDRRRRRLLSSNNRVVGHDDDNEIMPAWLDGRRRQLLESTNLTEDLKAKANVVVAQDGSGKYKTIEQALQDIPKYGNESFIVYIKEGVYNEYLVLYKWMTHLVFVGDGPTKTRITNNKNFADEILYSDIGFVKEIVDWATLARDNASDAWVGFIYALEALYDKESGVKKIKSVYCSSSPTY from the exons ATGTCACAAGCTTcgataataacattgtcaatatTGCTCCTCGTGGGGTTAGTGGCAGCGGTCGCAATTGCTGTTCTCAATTATGCCGCTAACAATGATAGAAGACCAACTACTTCGGCCAAAGCGGTCCAAGAAATGTGTCAACCCACAGACTATAAAGAGGCATGTTTCAAAAGCCTTGGGAGGATAAATTCGGATGATCCAAAGGAGTTAGTCAGGGCGGCCTTTGAGTCAACCAAGGACGAGATCAGCGAGGTTGCTAGTAAATCGGAGGTCCTAAAAGAGCTTGCGGAAGATCCTAAGACTGCTGAGGCAGTCAAGGATTGTAAGGAGCTCTTTCAGGACTCAATCGACGATCTCCAACGCTCATTTGAGGAGATTGGAGAATTTGATATCAACAAGGTGAACATAATACTTGAAAATATAAAGATTTGGTTAAGTGCAACATTGACGTACCAAGAGACGTGCCTAGATGGGTTTGATAATACTAACGGTGATGCTAGCGAAAGGGTTAGAAAGGCACTTCAAACTGCCATGCAAATGTCTAGTAATGGTCTTGCAATTGTTAATGAAATGTCTATTTTGCTTAGCAGCCTTGAAATTCCGTCCTTCAATCGCAGACGCCTCCTTACTGTCCAAAG GCACGTTGTTGGTCATGATAATAACAATGTTATTCATAACTGGCTTAAGAATCGGCGCCTTCTAAGCTCCACCAATGACAATGTTGATAGTACCCTCCTAGAAGACGACGAGCCAGACAGGAGAAGGCGTAGGCTTCTTAGCTCCAATAATCGAGTGGTGGGACATGACGATGACAATGAGATAATGCCGGCTTGGTTGGACGGTCGTCGTCGTCAGCTCTTAGAATCCACCAATTTGACAGAGGATCTTAAGgcaaaggcaaatgtggttgttGCTCAAGATGGAAGTGGCAAGTATAAGACTATTGAACAAGCCCTTCAAGATATTCCTAAGTACGGGAATGAAAGTTTTATAGTGTATATTAAAGAAGGTGTTTATAACGAGTATCTTGTGCTTTATAAGTGGATGACTCATTTGGTGTTTGTTGGAGATGGCCCCACTAAGACTAGGATTACAAATAATAAGAACTTTGCCGATG AAATTTTGTACTCGGATATCGGGTTTGTTAAAGAAATTGTTGATTGGGCGACATTGGCAAGAGATAATGCATCTGATGCTTGGGTTGGGTTCATTTATGCATTGGAAGCCCTTTATGATAAAGAAAGTGGAGTTAAGAAGATTAAATCAGTGTATTGTTCTTCATCACCAACATACTAA